GGTCATGGCCCGCTGATTCATCAAAAAGGCCAGCAGACGGTGCGGCGGTGACGCTGGTGTGGGGAACGCGCGCTCCTCATAGGCCATGATGCGGTCACGCAGCAGCTCGAACAGGCTGCCGAGGGGATGATCGGCCTGGCCATCCACCTCATTCCAGACCGCCTCGAAGGTGGCGAGTGCCTCGTCGTACTGGTCTTCGGTGTGAATGGGGGCGGCCAGGGCGCGCACTTCGGGGGGGAGGTTGGCCCAGGCGCTCAGCACAGTGTGGGCATCAGTCATGGTGAGGTCTCCTTGCGGCGGGTCATGGGTCAGGGCTGCCAGTGGTCATAGTCGGCGTGCGTCAGGAAGTGCTTGAGGAAAAAGCTCTGGTAGGGGAAATTCACGCGGGTGATGAGGCGGTAGTGGTTGCCCCGAATATTGAAGATCACGTAGTCCGGCCCCACCCAGCTCGCCGTGGCGAAGGTGTCCCGGATGTCGGCAAAGGTGCCGAAGGTGGTCCGGCGGACGATGGTGTGCCAGTCTTCCAGCGCGTCGGCGGCGTCTGGATACTCGTCCTGAACGCGGCGGAGGGTGGCGGAGGTGATGACATTCATCGCTCTGCTCAGTCTATGCGATGAGCGCATAAAAGGCAAGCTTGAAATGAAGACCCGGCAAGAGACGGCGGCCCGCTGTCCCATTTGAACCCTCCCGTTTTGGGGTCTGAAAAACGTCGTGTTTCTGGCAGTCTGGTGGCGTCCCGGTTGAAGTAGAGCTTGATGGGGACACAGGCAGATCAGTAGGCGGCGTTCTCAGTGCAGGGCTGGCTCAAGCCGAGAAATTTGAGCCTTCTCTTCCGCTTAGCACAGGAGGGGGCACGGATCTTGAGGTGACGCCTGATATAAGAGTAAAGCGTGACTCTGCCAGATTTTGAAACCATCGAGTATCACCATCTTGCCTTGAACCTGAACTTGATCTGCGAAGAAGAGGACGGGGAATGGACTGGGGAGATGTCTGCTCCCGATGGCGAACTGCTTGTGAAGTTGCCTGCCTCGTCCGCCACCACACCAGATGAATCCAGCTTAAACGCGTTGGCCTGGGCAAAGACCCACCTTCACGACTTGCGGCAGGCAGCGGCAAGTTTTGCCTATGCCGATGTGCTGGGCGATCTGAACCGCTGGGGCCTGCTTGACAAGGAAGGCAAACCGCATTGGGAAACGGATAGCACGCTGCCCCGTTGGTCTGAGATGGACGACACAACGTTCAGCACTCAATTTGTCTTGATGGGTCTGATGATTCTTGAAGACAGTGCAGAGGGTGACTGTGTGCTGGGTTTTGACACAGAAATTGATGGTGAACACTCGGTAGGCGTCTCGTTTCAAGCTGGGCAGCCGAAAAAACTGGAGTCTTGGTCCAACTACTGACACGGATTCAAACGAACTGACTTTCTTTTCTAACAGGGATTAGGTCAGGGGACGTGATTGGGGGAAATGTCGCTCAGCTTAGGCCAGGGCTACCTCCAAGAGACACCCAAAGCCCTGCAAGTCTGTACTCAGTTCAGCTCTTTGCTGGGGCTTCGGCTTTTCGTGAATTCAATCAGAAATACAGGGGGTGATCTTCTGGAAGACAGAGATCACACAATAACCTGCCCTCATAGAGAGTACCAGCGTTAAGAAGATAATAACTGGCCCCTACCTTCTCATTACTCATGCTGTCAGTAGTCCAGGCTCCACAATTTTCACATCGAGCAGATTTTATAGAGGGAAGTTGATTGTAAGATGTAGAAATCCATTCTACAGATAATTCATATTCATCTATTAAGCTTTGTATTTTATCAGTAACTTCTTTCGCTAGTTTTGTTGTGCCAAACCGCTCATCTTCAACGCCATCATCACTTACAACTAACGATATAGTGATAAGTTGTGGTTTTAAATCTTCGTTCATAACCTAAAGTATCATCGAAAAAGCGCAGTCCAGGTGAAACCAAAAGATCTATCCGATGATGACGCGAGCAGTTTTCTCTCCTCTAACTGGCTTTAGGTAGAGGAGAAATGGGGGAGGGAAAACGGCCTACCCAGCCCTGGCTCCTGCGCCGTTTCGTACCATGATCCCATGACAGCTCGCGGCCCCAAACTTCCCCGTTGCACCTATGAGATCAAGAGCAAAGGCCAGCTCGAATTGGTGGAGGCAGCCCCGGTTTCAGAACTGGCAGCCCACCTGCTGGCGATTGGTCTGGATCAGGACACCGCTACTTCCACGGCCTACCTGCTCGCCCATCACAAGGCTCGCGTCACTACCTCTCAATGGTCTGTCCGCTGGATCGGCAAGGTCAAGAAATCCACGCCTCCCCCCTCTCCTTGAGCTTTTCGGTAGAGCCAGTTACCGGACGCCAAGTCCACCCAAAGCGGCTTGGCGCTCTTGCACCTCGCGGACAGCCTTCGGGTTGTCCGCCTCCTGGAAGATCAGAAGCGCTTTCTCCCAAACATCCGAGGCGGCAACGAGTTCGCCCTGATGTTGAAACCAGTCACCCAGGCCACGGTAGGCACAGGCCACAGCGATCAAATCGTCAGTGCGTTCCGCGTGGGTCAGGCAGGTGGAAAACCACAGCCGCGACACGTCAGCCTGGCCGAGATGAAGTGCAACCAGACCGAGTTCGTAGGCGTTGACGGACACCGCCAGATCAGGACTGCCGTGCTGCTCGATCAACTGTCGCTCCCGCTCAAAACAGGTCTGAGCTGCCTCCCAATTCTCGGCCATACGCTCCACCATGCCTACTTGGTGAAGCGCACGGTGTTCAGCCACCCATTCTCCCCGCAGGCCCGCGTGGTGATAAAGCTGCCCGAACATCTCCCGAGCTTCACCGTACTGGCCTAAAAAAGCGAGGGCATATCCCAGTCCGAATTGGGCTTGCTCTTGCTGTGCCTTGTCTATTCCCGGCGTGTTCAGAATGCTACGAAACCCAGCTTCTGCCGAGCGGTAGTCATCAGCCTCAAAGCTTGCCCACGCTCGCGCGATCTGGTCCATAGCTAAGCATAAGAGTTTTGACTCTCTGGCAACTTCTTTCGCGGGTCTCACCAGAAGTGGGTCTGGGGAAAGGAACAGGTTCTCTCCGAAGAGCGCAGAGAAAGGACTTGACATCCCACCTCATCAGGGACAGTATATAGGAACACGATATAGAAACCCAATACGCCAGCCCGATACACAGGAGGCACATTCATGTCCACCGCACCGCCCACCCCGCCCGACGCCAACCTGCTGCGCGGTCACCTCGACCTGATCCTGCTCAGCATTATTCAGGGGCCGCCCAAATATGGCCTGGAGATCAGCAAACTGGCCCAGACCGCCACCGACGGTTACTTTGACCTGAAGGTGGGCAGCCTGTACCCAGCGCTGCACCGACTGGAGAAGGCGGGCTTTGTCCGCAGCGAATTTACCAACGGCCCACGCAGTGGCAATCAGGTCAAGGCGTACACCCTGACCGAAAGCGGCGGGCGCGAACTGGCCATCCGCCGCGCCGAATTCCAGACCTTCACGCAGCAACTGGGCAAACTGTGGACCCTGACCGGAGGCATGACATGAAACAGACGGAACAGTACGTCAGGCAGGCCACGCGCGGGCTGTGGGGCAAGGCGCGGCGCGAGTTGAAGACGGAGCTGGAAGGCCACATTGCCGAGCGCTGCCAGGAATTCCGTTTGGCGGGCCTGAGCGCCGCCGAAGCCGAACGCCAGACCCTGCGCGAACTGGGCGCACCCGCGCAGGTCAGCGGCGGGATGCTGGACGTGCATACGTTTCCGGCACTGGGCAAGGCGGGCGTGTTGAGTGCGCTGCTGGCCACCGCCATCTTCTCCGCGCTGCCGCAGGGGCTTGCGCAGGTGCAGAGCATTTACAGTCGGTCGGAAAACTACGGAGCGTCCAGCTATCTGGATTTCCAGCAGTTGAAAGAAGCCGTTCAGAAAGCAGGAGGTGAGCTGAGCGGCCCGGCAGACAGCGCCACAGTCACCATTCCTGGTGCTCCCAGGCCCAGCTACCCGCTCAATACAGCTCAGGCACCGAGCGCCACCCTGACGCAGGATGGAAAGACGTACCTCAATCTGGGGACCTTCCTCGGCGGCCTGTTCAATACAGGTGCAGATATCAACGTGGGCGGTTGGAACAATCCCACCATTCAGGCTGGGCAAGCCCGCATCACCCTGGAAACGCAGGATTGGCGGGTTCTCAATGACCTGTACATGCGGCTAATCAGGTCATCAGGACCACAGCTCAATGCCGGAGCAATCCTAAGCCGTCTGGAACCCATCGGCGACACGGGCGAGGTGGCCTTTACGGGCACATTTGCACCAGACGGTGTTTACGCTCTCATCATGCCCGTCTTCGGCGAATGGTTCTCCCAAACAGCGGGCGGTGAGCAGTTGGACAGCGGTAGCATCGTCTTAAAGACCAACATCAATCAGGCCAAAGCGGGGCAGCTTGACTTCCGTATCGACAACGGCGTGCAGAACTTCAAGCTCGCCAGCAGCGTCGATGAGTTCCAACTTGCCCTTGATCCCTACCGCGACACCACAAAGTTGCGTCAGTGGGACGCCCAGCACCCCGCACCTGTTCTTCTGCTTAAGCTCAGCGGAAAATTCGGGCCGGATGCCTACACCGTCGTTTCGCCCGCATCGGTGAAAAAGCAGCCCTGAGCAGGTCTGCCCCTGGCAGAGGCAAGGTGAGCCTTGGAAGATCGGCGGGAAACGGCAGCTCCCCCGGCTACGCCACGGTCTCCTCAGCGGCGCGGTCTTCCTCGGCCTGCCGCTGCCCTTCCAGCGCTTCGGCGTCATGCTCGCGCAACTTGACCCGGCTGGTCTTGCCGCGCAGCACTTCCAGCGTATAGTCCCCCTCTCCGAACAGTGCGCCGTCCAGCGTGTCTGGCAGCGCGATGCGGACCTCGTGCGTCTCGGGGTCATAGCGCACCTTCACGGTGGTCCGGGCGTGGCGCTCCTTCATGGCCTCCAGCTTCTTCGGGGCCGTATTCATGAATGAACCCCGGCGCTTCCCGCTGTCCTTGAGCGGCACCAGCTCCCCGGCCTCGGGCAGCCCCACATCGTGCTTGCTGTTCAGGTAGCCCGCCAGGTTGCTGCGCGCCCGCAGCTCGCCGTGGGTCAGGATCACCTTCCCTGGCGCGTACCGCGCAATCATCCCGAGTAGACCGCCCCGGTCCGCGTGGGCCGACAGGTAGAAGCGCTCCACCCGCGAGTAGGCCGACACTGGCTCGAAACCGCCCCCACCCTTGCCGCCGTTCTGCGCGGGCAGCATGACCTCACCGCCTTGCTGGAGTTCGAGGAGTCTGCGCCCTGGACTCTCGGCATCCTGATAGCCAACGACGAACAGCGCGTTCTCGGCGTGTGGCAGCCACGCACGGGCGTACTGGGGACTGGCCCCGGCGTGGAGCATGCCACTGGAAGCGATGACCACCGCAGGCCGTTCCGAGGCCAGGATGCCATCCCGCTCGCGCCTGTCCTTGACCAGGTTCACGGTGCCGGTCAGGAAGGGGCGCTGTTTGCTGACTTTGCTGCGGTTCTGGAGCGCCTCGGGCAGCAGCGGCAGCATGTCCTCGTAGGCTTCCGTGATGCCCCGCGTCAGGCCATCGAGGTGGATTGGGACACTCGGCAGCAGCCCGCTCATCATGGCCGTCTGAAGGATCTGGGTGATCTCCTGCGCCCGGCCCAGGGCGAAGGATGGGATCAGCACCCGCCCGCCCCCGCGTAGGGTCTCGCCGATGGCGGTGACGAAGGCGCGCACCTGTTCTTTGCGGCTGGGCAGCAGCGTGTCCCCGTAGGTGCTCTCGGAGACCACGGCATCCACAGGCGTGACCGCAGCAGGCAGCCACGCAGCGTCCACCACTGGCGTCGAGATGTTGCTGACGTCCCCGGTGTGGAACACCGCGCGGCCCCCGCTCTCCATCAGCACGCTGGCCGCCCCCAGGAGATGGCCACTGGGAAAGAGGGTGAAGGCGAAGCCGTGATCATTGATGCGCGTGAAGTACGGCACGGGCCGCAGGCGTTCGAGGGTGCGCTTCATCTCGCCCGCACTGAACAGCGGCTGGCCTTGCATGGTGGTGACTTTGAGGGTGTCGCCCAGAACCAGGGTGGCGATGCGGGCGGTGGCCTCGGTGCAGTAGATGGCCAGCTTGGGGAACCGCCGGATGACCACCGGCAGTGCGCCGACGTGGTCCAGGTGGGCGTGGGTCAGCACCATCGCGGCGGGCGGATGCTCAGCGAGCAACCCGAGCTGGGGCAGTGCGACGTCTCCGATGGACCCAGGCCGCGCTCCGGCGTCGATCAGCAGGTTGCCCTCGGCGAGGCGATAGAGGTAGCTGCTGGCCCCCACCTCATCGGTGCCGCCCAAGCCCAGGAAATGCAGGTCACTCATGGGACCATTGTGGCCGGTGCCGTGAGACGGTTCTCAGAACAGCGCCGCTCCTGTTTTGGTGCCCAGGTCATGATGACCAAAGTCGTGATCGCTCGTCTCTCGCGTGTCACGTTCTCAATCTGTTCCCTCTCCGAAACGAACGGTCACCGTGCCCTCTGGAGTCACCGCGCACGTCATGAACTGGGCCGCTTGTGTTGCTCCAGAGCTTTTGACGTCGCTTCCACTGACGTACATCTGGGCAAAGGTGGGTTTGGGAAGACGCTCGGCCCCCTTGCCGAAAACAAACAGGATCGTTGGTCTGGTGGCTTGTGGGGGCTGGGTGGCCTCGTATTCCGCCGTGCAGCGACGCTCAAACGTTCGCGTCTGAACGCCGTCGTAGGTCATGACAATCAGTGGCACAGCGCCCAGCGCGAGGAGCAGCGGCAACAGGGTGGCCGTGAGCGGTTTGCTGGTGCTTAAAGACATGGGCACCCGTCCTGGGAGTGGTGCTGGAGGGTCACATCAAATGCTGGCTTCACGCCACCACGCCCCCCGGCTCCGTTCCCAGGTCATTGATATTGAACCCAGTCGCCGCCCGTGCCTTCTCGTTGAGCAGGTGCATCAGCAGCCGCCCCGGCGTCTCAATCTTCTGCCCCTTGAGCCGCCACTTCTCCAGCCGCTGGATGCAGCGCCGCACTTCCTTGACCCCCAGATGGACCAGCGCCTTGTAAAACCCAATGGCCGCCACCGCATGCGTGGCCGGATCGTCGTGGTGAATGGCGATCTGCACCGCGAATTCCCAGAGCTGCGGGTTCGCGTTCCGCAATCTGTCTAGACAAGCCTCTAAATTGCCTGTCACTTGATCAAGGGTAGGGGAAAGGGTTCCGCGCTCGCCAGCACGCGTAATCAGTGCCGCACTGTCCAGGCAACGCAGCAGGTCTTCCCTTGCATTTCCTACTGAGGAAGCTCCAAAACCCCCTTCAGGTTTTCCACAATCCCTTTGTTCTTGGGTAGTGGTTGAGCTTCCTTTAGTCGTCTCACCTTGAGAGTTAAAGTCTGGCACGACGAAAATCTCAGGTTCCTGGACCGACTCGGCAAAGAAAGCGGCCTCCAGGTCTTCCGGGATGATTGGCTCGTACAGGGTCACGCTGAATAGCGTGGCTGCGTTGCGCCGGGCTGCCGTCTCCTGCTCTAGCCGCTGCACCTTCTGGCTCCTCAGCCACAGGTGCGCCAGGGGGTGCTTGAGCGCCCGGTAGAAGGTGGCCTCGCTCATCCCGCACTCGCGGGCAAAGCAAAAGCGCCCGCCCACTATCTGTACCACCTGCTCACGGGACTGGAGGGGCCGCCCGTCCTCGCTGATTTTCAAATAGCAGTGCTTCCTGAGTTCCTCGATGATGCGGATAAGGTTCAGGCCCTGCGAGCTGGTCAGGCGTCCCCCGGCCAGGCTGGTGGTGCTGATGCTGGTCAGGATCATGCGCCAGTCGCGGGACACGCTGCGGCTCAGTTTGGTCAGATACTGTCCGGCCTTGTACGGGAACGCCACGGGCCAGAAGGTTTTGGTGGGCGTGTACCCGCTCATGACTGGGTTGGCGCGGATGCTCTTGCGGTACAGGCCCACCGCCTTCAGCGCTTCGATAGGGTCAATCGGGAGGCGAGTGGCGAGCGGCGCTGGGCAGATCGGGGAGCGCGGCGCGGCCTCTGGGCGGCCCGCACGCAGGGCGGCGACCTGGACATCCAGGAAAGC
The sequence above is drawn from the Deinococcus sp. AJ005 genome and encodes:
- a CDS encoding type II toxin-antitoxin system HigA family antitoxin; the protein is MTDAHTVLSAWANLPPEVRALAAPIHTEDQYDEALATFEAVWNEVDGQADHPLGSLFELLRDRIMAYEERAFPTPASPPHRLLAFLMNQRAMTQTELAGVLGITQGNVSRLLGGKTALSLEAVRKLAAHFHVRPEVFLG
- a CDS encoding type II toxin-antitoxin system HigB family toxin, producing MNVITSATLRRVQDEYPDAADALEDWHTIVRRTTFGTFADIRDTFATASWVGPDYVIFNIRGNHYRLITRVNFPYQSFFLKHFLTHADYDHWQP
- a CDS encoding tol-pal system YbgF family protein, with protein sequence MDQIARAWASFEADDYRSAEAGFRSILNTPGIDKAQQEQAQFGLGYALAFLGQYGEAREMFGQLYHHAGLRGEWVAEHRALHQVGMVERMAENWEAAQTCFERERQLIEQHGSPDLAVSVNAYELGLVALHLGQADVSRLWFSTCLTHAERTDDLIAVACAYRGLGDWFQHQGELVAASDVWEKALLIFQEADNPKAVREVQERQAALGGLGVR
- a CDS encoding PadR family transcriptional regulator; the protein is MSTAPPTPPDANLLRGHLDLILLSIIQGPPKYGLEISKLAQTATDGYFDLKVGSLYPALHRLEKAGFVRSEFTNGPRSGNQVKAYTLTESGGRELAIRRAEFQTFTQQLGKLWTLTGGMT
- a CDS encoding permease prefix domain 1-containing protein — translated: MKQTEQYVRQATRGLWGKARRELKTELEGHIAERCQEFRLAGLSAAEAERQTLRELGAPAQVSGGMLDVHTFPALGKAGVLSALLATAIFSALPQGLAQVQSIYSRSENYGASSYLDFQQLKEAVQKAGGELSGPADSATVTIPGAPRPSYPLNTAQAPSATLTQDGKTYLNLGTFLGGLFNTGADINVGGWNNPTIQAGQARITLETQDWRVLNDLYMRLIRSSGPQLNAGAILSRLEPIGDTGEVAFTGTFAPDGVYALIMPVFGEWFSQTAGGEQLDSGSIVLKTNINQAKAGQLDFRIDNGVQNFKLASSVDEFQLALDPYRDTTKLRQWDAQHPAPVLLLKLSGKFGPDAYTVVSPASVKKQP
- a CDS encoding MBL fold metallo-hydrolase, whose protein sequence is MSDLHFLGLGGTDEVGASSYLYRLAEGNLLIDAGARPGSIGDVALPQLGLLAEHPPAAMVLTHAHLDHVGALPVVIRRFPKLAIYCTEATARIATLVLGDTLKVTTMQGQPLFSAGEMKRTLERLRPVPYFTRINDHGFAFTLFPSGHLLGAASVLMESGGRAVFHTGDVSNISTPVVDAAWLPAAVTPVDAVVSESTYGDTLLPSRKEQVRAFVTAIGETLRGGGRVLIPSFALGRAQEITQILQTAMMSGLLPSVPIHLDGLTRGITEAYEDMLPLLPEALQNRSKVSKQRPFLTGTVNLVKDRRERDGILASERPAVVIASSGMLHAGASPQYARAWLPHAENALFVVGYQDAESPGRRLLELQQGGEVMLPAQNGGKGGGGFEPVSAYSRVERFYLSAHADRGGLLGMIARYAPGKVILTHGELRARSNLAGYLNSKHDVGLPEAGELVPLKDSGKRRGSFMNTAPKKLEAMKERHARTTVKVRYDPETHEVRIALPDTLDGALFGEGDYTLEVLRGKTSRVKLREHDAEALEGQRQAEEDRAAEETVA